One Stenotrophomonas sp. SAU14A_NAIMI4_5 DNA segment encodes these proteins:
- a CDS encoding phasin family protein, whose protein sequence is MANAFADRFSDATRQLAAAATRANRLALENAESMFGVQLKAMERNLTATGGWLGELARSEDPAGLLPKGAQLWQDNLQRLGQAQQDVVDLGLQAGRAWSDLVQGQTNTTADATGNSH, encoded by the coding sequence ATGGCCAACGCCTTCGCCGATCGTTTCAGTGATGCCACCCGCCAGCTGGCGGCTGCGGCAACGCGTGCAAACCGATTGGCGCTGGAAAACGCCGAGAGCATGTTCGGCGTGCAGCTGAAGGCGATGGAACGCAACCTGACCGCAACCGGCGGCTGGCTGGGCGAACTGGCCCGCAGCGAGGATCCGGCCGGGTTGCTGCCCAAGGGCGCACAGCTGTGGCAGGACAACCTGCAGCGGCTGGGCCAGGCCCAGCAGGACGTGGTCGATCTTGGCCTGCAGGCCGGTCGCGCCTGGTCCGACCTGGTGCAGGGCCAGACAAATACAACGGCGGACGCCACCGGCAACAGCCACTGA
- the queD gene encoding 6-carboxytetrahydropterin synthase QueD, with product MEIFKVFMLEAAHRLPNVPPGHKCARLHGHSFRVELKVEGEPGAQTGWIMDFGDVKAAFQPIYDRLDHHYLNDIPGLENPTSENLAVWIWKELKPLLPALSEITVHETCTSGCRYRGPAA from the coding sequence ATGGAAATCTTCAAAGTCTTCATGCTCGAGGCGGCCCACCGCCTGCCCAACGTGCCGCCGGGCCACAAATGCGCGCGCCTGCACGGCCACTCGTTCCGGGTGGAACTGAAGGTGGAAGGCGAGCCGGGTGCGCAGACCGGCTGGATCATGGATTTCGGCGACGTCAAAGCCGCCTTCCAGCCGATCTACGACCGCCTGGACCACCACTACCTCAACGACATCCCCGGCCTGGAAAACCCGACCAGCGAGAACCTGGCGGTGTGGATCTGGAAGGAGCTGAAGCCGCTGCTGCCCGCGCTGAGCGAGATCACCGTGCATGAAACCTGCACCTCCGGCTGCCGGTACCGCGGCCCGGCCGCCTGA